In the Rhizorhabdus dicambivorans genome, one interval contains:
- a CDS encoding efflux RND transporter periplasmic adaptor subunit, whose product MTLDKSALRWGASILAVALLAGGTGYWAGHRQAPQSEATTPAGAGKVLYWYDPMFPNQKFDKPGKSPFMDMQLVPRYADGGSAGAAPTVAVDPAARQSLGLRVVAAKMGSLASALEVTGTIDFNQRDVAVIQARSGGFVSRVYARAPGDVVRAGAPIADLLLPEWGGAQTEYLSVRRLGKPDLTAAARQRLRLMGMSDGLIASVERSGRPNGVVTITTPISGTIQTLDARAGVTLAMGQTLAQVSGLGTVWLNAAVPEARAGDVRVGQNASATLASFPGERFAGRVIAILPTTQADSRTLTVRIELPNRDGRLRPGMFASVVLGGDAKPALLVPSEAVIRTGKRTLVMLAAGDGRYHPAEVRIGREAGGETEILAGLSPGEKVVASGQFLIDSEASLSGIEARPIGGGAASATIAAPRSKATLYETTGKIERLTANAVTLSHEPVPALDWPAMTMTFALADPGIARGFKAGDRVRFGFDRPPAGPTLRRMAKVAGR is encoded by the coding sequence AATCGGAGGCGACCACGCCCGCCGGGGCAGGCAAAGTCCTTTACTGGTACGATCCGATGTTCCCCAACCAGAAGTTCGACAAGCCCGGCAAGTCGCCCTTCATGGATATGCAGCTCGTGCCGCGATACGCGGACGGAGGAAGCGCCGGCGCGGCCCCCACGGTCGCCGTCGATCCCGCCGCGCGGCAGAGCCTGGGATTGCGGGTCGTCGCGGCGAAGATGGGCAGCCTTGCCTCGGCCCTCGAGGTCACCGGCACGATCGACTTCAACCAGCGCGACGTCGCCGTCATCCAGGCGCGTTCGGGCGGGTTCGTGAGCCGCGTCTATGCGCGAGCGCCCGGGGACGTGGTCCGCGCCGGCGCGCCGATCGCGGACCTGCTCCTGCCCGAATGGGGCGGCGCGCAGACCGAATATCTGAGCGTCAGGCGGCTCGGCAAGCCCGATCTCACCGCGGCCGCGCGCCAGCGGCTGCGGCTGATGGGCATGTCCGACGGCCTCATCGCCAGCGTCGAGCGGAGCGGTCGGCCGAACGGCGTGGTGACCATCACGACGCCGATCTCGGGCACGATCCAGACGCTCGACGCCCGTGCCGGCGTGACGCTCGCCATGGGCCAGACGCTCGCCCAGGTAAGCGGGCTCGGCACCGTCTGGCTCAATGCCGCGGTGCCCGAAGCGCGCGCGGGCGATGTCCGGGTCGGCCAGAATGCCAGCGCCACGCTGGCGAGCTTCCCCGGCGAGCGCTTCGCCGGCCGGGTGATCGCGATCCTGCCGACGACGCAGGCCGACAGCCGCACGCTCACCGTGCGGATCGAGCTGCCCAACCGGGACGGGCGGTTACGGCCGGGCATGTTCGCCAGCGTCGTGCTTGGCGGCGATGCCAAGCCGGCGCTGCTGGTGCCGAGCGAGGCGGTGATCCGCACGGGCAAGCGCACGCTCGTCATGCTCGCCGCAGGCGACGGGCGCTATCATCCCGCCGAGGTCCGCATCGGCCGCGAGGCGGGCGGTGAAACCGAGATCCTTGCCGGCCTGTCGCCCGGCGAGAAAGTCGTCGCCTCGGGGCAGTTCCTGATCGACTCCGAGGCGAGCCTGTCGGGAATCGAGGCGCGGCCGATCGGCGGCGGTGCGGCATCGGCGACCATCGCCGCGCCGAGGTCGAAAGCCACGCTGTACGAGACGACGGGCAAGATCGAGCGGCTCACGGCCAATGCGGTGACGCTCAGCCACGAACCGGTCCCCGCGCTCGACTGGCCCGCGATGACGATGACCTTCGCGCTCGCCGATCCGGGCATCGCGCGCGGCTTCAAGGCGGGCGACCGGGTTCGGTTCGGGTTCGACCGGCCCCCGGCGGGACCGACGCTGCGGCGTATGGCGAAGGTGGCGGGCCGATGA